The Ptychodera flava strain L36383 unplaced genomic scaffold, AS_Pfla_20210202 Scaffold_37__1_contigs__length_1687728_pilon, whole genome shotgun sequence genome contains a region encoding:
- the LOC139127791 gene encoding tyrosine kinase receptor Cad96Ca-like encodes MHMQPINREDSEISQSEIDGNQRDEDDSTTFVESSQASSSVSDIDPLFQDDWEFSCEKLLFHEDNLLGEGAFGEVRKAVAINIKGSIGGTEVAVKMLRDDASAEDIRQFEREFKTMKALPRHPNIVALLGCCTDTNGRPLYMITELMKNGSLLTYLRDGRGSHEYLNLHEKHRELTPVNLLHFSWQIAKGMSFLESEKCLHRDLAARNVLLGDNNICKVSDFGLARDVKENYTYQRMSDGPLPLRWMAVESLRDSLHTAKSDVWSFGVLLWEIVTLV; translated from the exons ATGCATATGCAACCCATTAACAGAGAG GATTCTGAAATTTCTCAGTCGGAGATTGATGGAAATCAGAGAGATGAAGATGATTCTACGACGTTTGTTGAAAGCAGCCAGGCATCCTCTAGTGTCAGCGACATTGACCCTCTTTTCCAAGATGACTGGGAATTCTCGTGTGAAAAGTTGCTCTTTCACGAAGATAACCTGCTTGGAGAAGGAGCATTCGGTGAAGTTCGGAAGGCTGTTGCCATTAATATCAAAGGAAGCATCGGTGGAACTGAGGTCGCGGTGAAGATGTTAAGAG ATGATGCTTCTGCGGAAGATATTCGACAGTTCGAAAGGGAATTTAAGACAATGAAAGCTTTGCCAAGACATCCGAATATTGTTGCCTTGCTTGGTTGCTGTACCGATACAAATGGAC GTCCACTGTATATGATTACTGAATTGATGAAAAATGGTAGTTTGCTCACGTACCTTAGAGATGGTCGTGGTAGTCATGAATATTTGAACCTCCATGAAAAACACCGAGAACTCACTCCAGTTAACTTACTTCACTTCTCCTGGCAAATAGCCAAAGGGATGAGCTTCCTTGAGTCGGAAAAA TGTCTTCATAGAGATCTGGCGGCGAGAAACGTTCTATTAGGAGATAATAATATTTGCAAAGTATCCGATTTTGGATTAGCAAGGGATGTCAAAGAGAATTATACATATCAAAGAATGTCCGAT GGCCCATTGCCACTTAGATGGATGGCTGTCGAATCATTGCGTGACTCTTTGCACACCGCCAAGAGCGATGTTTGGTCTTTTGGCGTTTTACTGTGGGAAATTGTTACGCTAG TTTAA